A window from Neodiprion fabricii isolate iyNeoFabr1 chromosome 2, iyNeoFabr1.1, whole genome shotgun sequence encodes these proteins:
- the LOC124176807 gene encoding uncharacterized protein LOC124176807 isoform X1: protein MADKNQNFISESANPSLVETTQNGLYKGNNNAGLSGGARKEGLYTKKDGGGGGHGYASRHANMVKDSYLSKSTEEKIWNNNAEYSGEKGFAPIVGWQNDSPTVFPSSPVRGLEKMVSAGGLGGENQSLTSRSSGILQDSGRTEDLLFPSTPALTIDPSAESLGLDQDSENKPTLLSPGTDNTEDRVPPTPTQSFTASPNLTVGPSPTGPQSPEDGEKTKGVEKTQGILVHRKYSEPETTVTGNPGYLDYDPGDFDSIDDSESILEIYDEDGDAVQTKSKIPDGGWGWVVVVASLLISMAADGISFSFGLLYIEFLHEFEASKAKTAWIGSLFMAVPLLTGPIMSALVDRYGCRRMTILGGFIAGIGFVLSSFSQSIEVMYLTFGVLAGVGLGLCYVTAVVSIAYWFDKKRTLAVGLGACGTGIGTFVYAPLTTFLIREYGWRGTTLLLSGTFFNLIVCGAVMRDPEWWIEEQRKQGTMGSPKKSTGWSELGGSSGSPVDDFPGVEELRKLLKSGQAPEYLLQSLSTTTQAQPNARGGNFRSVVNLPTFVRQSEKVPLEVLESLSGNSRLYNVILENYPSLLLCRSFSDKKLIDSNGEVSNTNKTGVTMSMRLHTWIKQATERAKPVAPTKDSRPGSTHASTKLLATRRMSRKDLEETNPLLAKELAHAMAEAEKAKTHSRHHLPGFGGTVVRTDSIPWLRRQFNTNTHYFKDIRVHRNSVMYRGAVLNLHKYRLRASSCPDIYRNSMTTLAKENEEKWYGELLELLKGMMDFSMFLELHFLMLSLSTILLFTWFIVPYFYLADHLTRNGYTEDDAAKLLSIIGITNTIGMIGLGWAGDQPWMNVSKTYTWCLIACGIMTILMSVCTAYYWLLVVICAAFGLFFASNFSFTPVILVELIPLERFTTAYGLSLLCQGIGNLLGPPLAGLIFDITESWHLSFLLAGSWIIVSGVLMGVIPCTKNRRIWGKGPVEMDRERDPEA, encoded by the exons ATGGCTGACAAGAATCAAAACTTCATATCGGAATCGGCGAATCCATCTTTAGTCGAGACGACCCAAAACGGACTGTACAAGGGTAACAACAATGCTGGTTTGTCCGGTGGTGCGAGGAAAGAGGGACTGTACACGAAGAAAGATGGTGGCGGTGGGGGTCACGGCTATGCTTCAAGGCACGCGAACATGGTTAAGGACTCTTATCTGTCGAAGTCGACGGAGGAGAAAATATGGAACAACAACGCCGAGTACTCGGGAGAAAAGGGCTTTGCCCCAATCGTCGGCTGGCAGAACGACAGCCCGACCGTATTTCCGAGCTCCCCGGTAAGAGGCCTAGAAAAAATGGTGTCAGCGGGGGGATTGGGCGGCGAGAATCAGAGCTTGACGTCCAGGAGCTCGGGCATCCTTCAGGATAGTGGTCGGACCGAGGACCTGCTCTTTCCCTCGACGCCTGCCCTGACCATCGACCCGAGCGCTGAATCCTTGGGGCTCGACCAGGACTCGGAGAACAAGCCAACCCTCCTGAGTCCCGGAACCGACAACACCGAGGATCGGGTGCCACCGACGCCGACGCAGAGCTTCACTGCTTCGCCGAACCTGACAGTGGGACCGAGTCCAACGGGCCCTCAGAGCCCCGAGGACGGCGAGAAGACGAAGGGGGTTGAGAAAACGCAGGGAATCCTGGTGCACAGGAAGTACTCGGAGCCGGAAACGACGGTGACCGGGAACCCTGGGTACCTTGACTACGATCCGGGGGACTTCGACTCCATAGATGACTCGGAGAGTATTTTGGAAATATACGACGAAGATGGGGACGCGGTGCAGACCAAGTCGAAGATCCCAGACGGGGGCTGGGGCTGGGTCGTCGTGGTTGCGTCGCTACTGATATCCATGGCCGCCGATGGTATCTCCTTCAGCTTTGGCCTTCTCTACATCGAGTTTCTCCACGAGTTTGAGGCGTCGAAAGCAAAGACAGCCTGGATCGGCTCGCTCTTCATGGCAGTGCCGCTTCTTACCGGGCCGATAATGTCCGCCCTGGTGGACAGATACGGGTGCAGGCGGATGACCATCCTGGGTGGCTTCATTGCTGGGATAGGATTTGTTCTGAGCTCATTTTCTCAGTCCATCGAGGTAATGTACTTGACATTCGGGGTGCTGGCGGGCGTCGGTCTGGGTTTGTGTTACGTAACAGCGGTCGTGAGCATCGCCTATTGGTTCGACAAGAAGCGCACTTTAGCGGTAGGTTTAGGGGCCTGCGGTACCGGTATCGGGACCTTCGTCTACGCTCCCTTGACCACCTTCCTAATTCGAGAGTACGGATGGCGTGGGACCACTCTTCTGCTCTCGGGAACCTTCTTCAACCTCATTGTATGCGGCGCCGTCATGCGGGATCCAGAGTGGTGGATCGAGGAACAGCGGAAACAGGGGACCATGGGATCTCCCAAGAAGTCAACGGGTTGGTCTGAACTCGGCGGCTCATCCGGCAGCCCCGTGGATGATTTTCCCGGCGTCGAGGAGCTCAGGAAGCTCCTCAAGAGCGGTCAGGCGCCCGAATATCTTCTCCAGAGCCTCAGCACCACAACTCAGGCCCAGCCGAATGCTCGGGGTGGAAATTTCAGAAGCGTCGTCAACCTGCCGACCTTCGTGCGTCAGAGTGAGAAG GTACCGCTCGAAGTCCTCGAATCACTTTCGGGGAATTCAAGACTCTACAACGTTATACTGGAGAACTATCCAAGTCTCTTATTGTGCCGAAGTTTTTCTGATAAGAAGCTGATTGATTCCAACGGCGAAGTTTCCAACACCAATAAGACTGGCGTCACGATGTCCATGAGGTTACATACCTG GATCAAGCAAGCTACGGAAAGAGCCAAGCCCGTTGCACCGACCAAGGACTCTCGTCCCGGATCCACGCATGCGTCAACAAAGTTATTGGCAACTCGACGAATGTCCAGGAAAGATTTGGAAGAGACGAACCCGTTACTTGCCAAGGAACTTGCACATGCG ATGGCTGAGGCTGAGAAAGCGAAAACGCACTCGAGGCACCACCTGCCAGGATTTGGTGGTACGGTCGTGAGAACGGACTCGATTCCGTGGCTGCGTCGGCAGTTCAACACCAATACTCATTACTTCAAAGACATTCGGGTACACAGGAATTCGGTAATGTACAGAGGGGCGGTGTTGAATTTGCACAAGTACAGATTGCGGGCCAGCAGCTGTCCCGACATTTACAGAAACAGTATGACGACGCTTGCCAAAGAGAACGAAGAG AAATGGTACGGTGAGCTGCTTGAGCTCCTCAAGGGAATGATGGACTTCTCGATGTTCTTGGAATTGCACTTTCTCATGCTCTCCTTGTCGACTATCCTCCTTTTCACATGGTTCATTGTGCCTTATTTCTACCTTGCCGATCACCTCACGAGAAACGGTTACACCGAAGACGATGCCGCGAAATTGCTCAGCATAATCGGTATCACGAATACTATCGGAATG ATTGGTCTTGGATGGGCCGGTGATCAGCCTTGGATGAACGTCAGCAAAACATACACCTGGTGCCTAATCGCCTGCGGTATAATGACGATACTGATGTCGGTATGCACCGCGTACTATTGGCTACTCGTTGTCATATGCGCGGCGTTCGGTCTCTTCTTCGCGAGTAATTTCAGCTTCACGCCGGTTATACTGGTCGAGCTGATACCTCTTGAGAGATTCACCACCGCTTATGGTCTCAGTCTGTTGTGTCAGGGGATCGGGAACCTATTAGGACCGCCGTTGGCTGGTCTCATTTTCGATATCACTGAATCTTGGCACTTGTCATTCCTCTTGGCTGGTTCATGGATCATAGTTTCAGGGGTTCTCATGGGCGTCATACCCTGCACCAAAAATAGACGAATCTGGGGCAAGGGTCCGGTAGAAATGGATAGGGAAAGAGACCCCGAAGCCTAG
- the LOC124176807 gene encoding uncharacterized protein LOC124176807 isoform X2, which translates to MADKNQNFISESANPSLVETTQNGLYKGNNNAGLSGGARKEGLYTKKDGGGGGHGYASRHANMVKDSYLSKSTEEKIWNNNAEYSGEKGFAPIVGWQNDSPTVFPSSPVRGLEKMVSAGGLGGENQSLTSRSSGILQDSGRTEDLLFPSTPALTIDPSAESLGLDQDSENKPTLLSPGTDNTEDRVPPTPTQSFTASPNLTVGPSPTGPQSPEDGEKTKGVEKTQGILVHRKYSEPETTVTGNPGYLDYDPGDFDSIDDSESILEIYDEDGDAVQTKSKIPDGGWGWVVVVASLLISMAADGISFSFGLLYIEFLHEFEASKAKTAWIGSLFMAVPLLTGPIMSALVDRYGCRRMTILGGFIAGIGFVLSSFSQSIEVMYLTFGVLAGVGLGLCYVTAVVSIAYWFDKKRTLAVGLGACGTGIGTFVYAPLTTFLIREYGWRGTTLLLSGTFFNLIVCGAVMRDPEWWIEEQRKQGTMGSPKKSTGWSELGGSSGSPVDDFPGVEELRKLLKSGQAPEYLLQSLSTTTQAQPNARGGNFRSVVNLPTFVRQSEKVPLEVLESLSGNSRLYNVILENYPSLLLCRSFSDKKLIDSNGEVSNTNKTGVTMSMRIKQATERAKPVAPTKDSRPGSTHASTKLLATRRMSRKDLEETNPLLAKELAHAMAEAEKAKTHSRHHLPGFGGTVVRTDSIPWLRRQFNTNTHYFKDIRVHRNSVMYRGAVLNLHKYRLRASSCPDIYRNSMTTLAKENEEKWYGELLELLKGMMDFSMFLELHFLMLSLSTILLFTWFIVPYFYLADHLTRNGYTEDDAAKLLSIIGITNTIGMIGLGWAGDQPWMNVSKTYTWCLIACGIMTILMSVCTAYYWLLVVICAAFGLFFASNFSFTPVILVELIPLERFTTAYGLSLLCQGIGNLLGPPLAGLIFDITESWHLSFLLAGSWIIVSGVLMGVIPCTKNRRIWGKGPVEMDRERDPEA; encoded by the exons ATGGCTGACAAGAATCAAAACTTCATATCGGAATCGGCGAATCCATCTTTAGTCGAGACGACCCAAAACGGACTGTACAAGGGTAACAACAATGCTGGTTTGTCCGGTGGTGCGAGGAAAGAGGGACTGTACACGAAGAAAGATGGTGGCGGTGGGGGTCACGGCTATGCTTCAAGGCACGCGAACATGGTTAAGGACTCTTATCTGTCGAAGTCGACGGAGGAGAAAATATGGAACAACAACGCCGAGTACTCGGGAGAAAAGGGCTTTGCCCCAATCGTCGGCTGGCAGAACGACAGCCCGACCGTATTTCCGAGCTCCCCGGTAAGAGGCCTAGAAAAAATGGTGTCAGCGGGGGGATTGGGCGGCGAGAATCAGAGCTTGACGTCCAGGAGCTCGGGCATCCTTCAGGATAGTGGTCGGACCGAGGACCTGCTCTTTCCCTCGACGCCTGCCCTGACCATCGACCCGAGCGCTGAATCCTTGGGGCTCGACCAGGACTCGGAGAACAAGCCAACCCTCCTGAGTCCCGGAACCGACAACACCGAGGATCGGGTGCCACCGACGCCGACGCAGAGCTTCACTGCTTCGCCGAACCTGACAGTGGGACCGAGTCCAACGGGCCCTCAGAGCCCCGAGGACGGCGAGAAGACGAAGGGGGTTGAGAAAACGCAGGGAATCCTGGTGCACAGGAAGTACTCGGAGCCGGAAACGACGGTGACCGGGAACCCTGGGTACCTTGACTACGATCCGGGGGACTTCGACTCCATAGATGACTCGGAGAGTATTTTGGAAATATACGACGAAGATGGGGACGCGGTGCAGACCAAGTCGAAGATCCCAGACGGGGGCTGGGGCTGGGTCGTCGTGGTTGCGTCGCTACTGATATCCATGGCCGCCGATGGTATCTCCTTCAGCTTTGGCCTTCTCTACATCGAGTTTCTCCACGAGTTTGAGGCGTCGAAAGCAAAGACAGCCTGGATCGGCTCGCTCTTCATGGCAGTGCCGCTTCTTACCGGGCCGATAATGTCCGCCCTGGTGGACAGATACGGGTGCAGGCGGATGACCATCCTGGGTGGCTTCATTGCTGGGATAGGATTTGTTCTGAGCTCATTTTCTCAGTCCATCGAGGTAATGTACTTGACATTCGGGGTGCTGGCGGGCGTCGGTCTGGGTTTGTGTTACGTAACAGCGGTCGTGAGCATCGCCTATTGGTTCGACAAGAAGCGCACTTTAGCGGTAGGTTTAGGGGCCTGCGGTACCGGTATCGGGACCTTCGTCTACGCTCCCTTGACCACCTTCCTAATTCGAGAGTACGGATGGCGTGGGACCACTCTTCTGCTCTCGGGAACCTTCTTCAACCTCATTGTATGCGGCGCCGTCATGCGGGATCCAGAGTGGTGGATCGAGGAACAGCGGAAACAGGGGACCATGGGATCTCCCAAGAAGTCAACGGGTTGGTCTGAACTCGGCGGCTCATCCGGCAGCCCCGTGGATGATTTTCCCGGCGTCGAGGAGCTCAGGAAGCTCCTCAAGAGCGGTCAGGCGCCCGAATATCTTCTCCAGAGCCTCAGCACCACAACTCAGGCCCAGCCGAATGCTCGGGGTGGAAATTTCAGAAGCGTCGTCAACCTGCCGACCTTCGTGCGTCAGAGTGAGAAG GTACCGCTCGAAGTCCTCGAATCACTTTCGGGGAATTCAAGACTCTACAACGTTATACTGGAGAACTATCCAAGTCTCTTATTGTGCCGAAGTTTTTCTGATAAGAAGCTGATTGATTCCAACGGCGAAGTTTCCAACACCAATAAGACTGGCGTCACGATGTCCATGAG GATCAAGCAAGCTACGGAAAGAGCCAAGCCCGTTGCACCGACCAAGGACTCTCGTCCCGGATCCACGCATGCGTCAACAAAGTTATTGGCAACTCGACGAATGTCCAGGAAAGATTTGGAAGAGACGAACCCGTTACTTGCCAAGGAACTTGCACATGCG ATGGCTGAGGCTGAGAAAGCGAAAACGCACTCGAGGCACCACCTGCCAGGATTTGGTGGTACGGTCGTGAGAACGGACTCGATTCCGTGGCTGCGTCGGCAGTTCAACACCAATACTCATTACTTCAAAGACATTCGGGTACACAGGAATTCGGTAATGTACAGAGGGGCGGTGTTGAATTTGCACAAGTACAGATTGCGGGCCAGCAGCTGTCCCGACATTTACAGAAACAGTATGACGACGCTTGCCAAAGAGAACGAAGAG AAATGGTACGGTGAGCTGCTTGAGCTCCTCAAGGGAATGATGGACTTCTCGATGTTCTTGGAATTGCACTTTCTCATGCTCTCCTTGTCGACTATCCTCCTTTTCACATGGTTCATTGTGCCTTATTTCTACCTTGCCGATCACCTCACGAGAAACGGTTACACCGAAGACGATGCCGCGAAATTGCTCAGCATAATCGGTATCACGAATACTATCGGAATG ATTGGTCTTGGATGGGCCGGTGATCAGCCTTGGATGAACGTCAGCAAAACATACACCTGGTGCCTAATCGCCTGCGGTATAATGACGATACTGATGTCGGTATGCACCGCGTACTATTGGCTACTCGTTGTCATATGCGCGGCGTTCGGTCTCTTCTTCGCGAGTAATTTCAGCTTCACGCCGGTTATACTGGTCGAGCTGATACCTCTTGAGAGATTCACCACCGCTTATGGTCTCAGTCTGTTGTGTCAGGGGATCGGGAACCTATTAGGACCGCCGTTGGCTGGTCTCATTTTCGATATCACTGAATCTTGGCACTTGTCATTCCTCTTGGCTGGTTCATGGATCATAGTTTCAGGGGTTCTCATGGGCGTCATACCCTGCACCAAAAATAGACGAATCTGGGGCAAGGGTCCGGTAGAAATGGATAGGGAAAGAGACCCCGAAGCCTAG